A DNA window from Patescibacteria group bacterium contains the following coding sequences:
- a CDS encoding sortase, which produces MIFRLKNRKNRKALIFILGLLSFAIFFYILILPFYPEVKYRLSNKDIDQKVETEKIVEEFKKNNEIITEVTTGFPKSEYKTSPDRLIISKIGVNAPIVETDNEAYGLSLGAWLMPTGARPGEIGNTIITGHRFKYLPPNNLTFYLFHKLEIGDLVYIVWKGEEMYYEIDDIKVVEDTDLSVIDPSDDEILTMFTCTPIYSTKQRLVVTAKPIEK; this is translated from the coding sequence ATGATTTTTCGACTTAAAAATAGAAAGAATAGAAAAGCCCTAATATTTATATTAGGGCTTTTAAGCTTTGCAATTTTTTTCTATATATTAATTTTGCCCTTTTATCCTGAAGTAAAATATAGATTGAGTAATAAGGATATAGATCAAAAAGTTGAAACCGAAAAAATAGTTGAGGAGTTTAAAAAGAATAACGAAATAATTACTGAAGTCACAACGGGTTTTCCTAAAAGTGAATACAAGACATCACCTGATAGATTGATTATCTCAAAAATTGGCGTTAACGCGCCCATTGTAGAAACTGATAATGAAGCGTATGGATTATCCCTCGGAGCCTGGTTAATGCCCACAGGAGCTCGTCCTGGGGAGATTGGGAATACTATTATAACTGGGCACAGATTTAAATATCTTCCGCCAAATAATCTTACTTTTTATCTTTTCCATAAGTTAGAGATTGGTGATTTGGTTTATATTGTTTGGAAGGGGGAGGAGATGTATTATGAAATTGATGATATAAAAGTTGTTGAAGATACGGATCTTTCTGTGATTGATCCAAGTGATGATGAGATATTAACTATGTTTACATGCACTCCAATATATTCGACCAAACAAAGATTGGTTGTGACAGCAAAACCGATAGAAAAATAA